One segment of Vicia villosa cultivar HV-30 ecotype Madison, WI unplaced genomic scaffold, Vvil1.0 ctg.000168F_1_1, whole genome shotgun sequence DNA contains the following:
- the LOC131624897 gene encoding E3 ubiquitin-protein ligase CCNB1IP1 homolog isoform X1 → MRCNACWREVEGRAIATTCGHLLCTEDANKILSNDGACPVCDQVLSKSLMKSVDINPNDEWVNMAMAGVSPQMLMKSAHRSVMFYIGQKELEMQCKMNKIVSQCQQRCEMIQEKATERVEQLHTAYQKMAKRCQMMQQEIESLTKDNQELQEKFAEKSRQKRKLDEMYDQLRNEFDSAKRSAIQPAGNFYSRNEHDLFSNPPNILDERETGRKGLPVFPPPTPGPREDLWPARQNSNNSGDAGIGIRRAHPVFGPGATSNPSMNLRNLILSPIKRPQLSRKRSNLFTL, encoded by the exons atgagatgcaatgcatgtTGGCGAGAAGTAGAAGGGCGGGCCATTGCCACAACATGTGGTCACCTACTGT GCACAGAAGATGCCAATAAGATATTAAGCAATGATGGAGCATGCCCTGTTTGTGATCAAGTTCTTTCAAAGAG TCTCATGAAATCTGTGGATATAAATCCCAATGATGAATGGGTCAAT ATGGCCATGGCGGGAGTGTCTCCACAGATGT TAATGAAGAGTGCGCATAGAAGTGTGATGTTCTACATCGGGCAAAAAGAACTTGAGATGCAGTGTAAGATGAACAAGATTGTTAGTCAATGCCAGCAGAGATGTGAGATGATACAAGAAAAGGCTACAGAAAGAGTAGAGCAGTTGCATACTGCTTACCAAAAGATGGCCAAGAGGTGCCAGATGATGCAACAGGAAATTGAGAGCTTAACCAAGGACAATCAAGAACTTCAGGAAAAATTTGCTGAAAAATCCAG GCAGAAGAGAAAACTAGATGAAATGTATGATCAGCTGAGAAATGAGTTTGACTCAGCGAAGCGGTCTGCCATACAGCCTGCAGGCAACTTTTATTCCAGAAATGAGCATGATTTGTTCTCGAACCCGCCAAACATATTGGATGAAAGAGAAACTGGTCGAAAAG GTCTGCCGGTATTCCCTCCCCCCACTCCAGGACCAAGAGAGGATCTATGGCCAGCCCGGCAGAATAGCAATAACTCTGGGGATGCTGGGATTGGGATCAGAAGGGCTCACCCTGTTTTTGGACCTGGAGCTACTAGCAACccatcaatgaatttgagaaaccTAATACTTTCTCCAATTAAGAGGCCTCAGCTCTCACGTAAACGCAGCAATCTATTCAC ATTGTAG
- the LOC131624897 gene encoding E3 ubiquitin-protein ligase CCNB1IP1 homolog isoform X3 translates to MRCNACWREVEGRAIATTCGHLLCTEDANKILSNDGACPVCDQVLSKSLMKSVDINPNDEWVNMAMAGVSPQMLMKSAHRSVMFYIGQKELEMQCKMNKIVSQCQQRCEMIQEKATERVEQLHTAYQKMAKRCQMMQQEIESLTKDNQELQEKFAEKSRQKRKLDEMYDQLRNEFDSAKRSAIQPAGNFYSRNEHDLFSNPPNILDERETGRKGPREDLWPARQNSNNSGDAGIGIRRAHPVFGPGATSNPSMNLRNLILSPIKRPQLSRKRSNLFTL, encoded by the exons atgagatgcaatgcatgtTGGCGAGAAGTAGAAGGGCGGGCCATTGCCACAACATGTGGTCACCTACTGT GCACAGAAGATGCCAATAAGATATTAAGCAATGATGGAGCATGCCCTGTTTGTGATCAAGTTCTTTCAAAGAG TCTCATGAAATCTGTGGATATAAATCCCAATGATGAATGGGTCAAT ATGGCCATGGCGGGAGTGTCTCCACAGATGT TAATGAAGAGTGCGCATAGAAGTGTGATGTTCTACATCGGGCAAAAAGAACTTGAGATGCAGTGTAAGATGAACAAGATTGTTAGTCAATGCCAGCAGAGATGTGAGATGATACAAGAAAAGGCTACAGAAAGAGTAGAGCAGTTGCATACTGCTTACCAAAAGATGGCCAAGAGGTGCCAGATGATGCAACAGGAAATTGAGAGCTTAACCAAGGACAATCAAGAACTTCAGGAAAAATTTGCTGAAAAATCCAG GCAGAAGAGAAAACTAGATGAAATGTATGATCAGCTGAGAAATGAGTTTGACTCAGCGAAGCGGTCTGCCATACAGCCTGCAGGCAACTTTTATTCCAGAAATGAGCATGATTTGTTCTCGAACCCGCCAAACATATTGGATGAAAGAGAAACTGGTCGAAAAG GACCAAGAGAGGATCTATGGCCAGCCCGGCAGAATAGCAATAACTCTGGGGATGCTGGGATTGGGATCAGAAGGGCTCACCCTGTTTTTGGACCTGGAGCTACTAGCAACccatcaatgaatttgagaaaccTAATACTTTCTCCAATTAAGAGGCCTCAGCTCTCACGTAAACGCAGCAATCTATTCAC ATTGTAG
- the LOC131624897 gene encoding E3 ubiquitin-protein ligase CCNB1IP1 homolog isoform X4 yields the protein MRCNACWREVEGRAIATTCGHLLCTEDANKILSNDGACPVCDQVLSKSLMKSVDINPNDEWVNMAMAGVSPQMLMKSAHRSVMFYIGQKELEMQCKMNKIVSQCQQRCEMIQEKATERVEQLHTAYQKMAKRCQMMQQEIESLTKDNQELQEKFAEKSRQKRKLDEMYDQLRNEFDSAKRSAIQPAGNFYSRNEHDLFSNPPNILDERETGRKGPREDLWPARQNSNNSGDAGIGIRRAHPVFGPGATSNPSMNLRNLILSPIKRPQLSRKRSNLFT from the exons atgagatgcaatgcatgtTGGCGAGAAGTAGAAGGGCGGGCCATTGCCACAACATGTGGTCACCTACTGT GCACAGAAGATGCCAATAAGATATTAAGCAATGATGGAGCATGCCCTGTTTGTGATCAAGTTCTTTCAAAGAG TCTCATGAAATCTGTGGATATAAATCCCAATGATGAATGGGTCAAT ATGGCCATGGCGGGAGTGTCTCCACAGATGT TAATGAAGAGTGCGCATAGAAGTGTGATGTTCTACATCGGGCAAAAAGAACTTGAGATGCAGTGTAAGATGAACAAGATTGTTAGTCAATGCCAGCAGAGATGTGAGATGATACAAGAAAAGGCTACAGAAAGAGTAGAGCAGTTGCATACTGCTTACCAAAAGATGGCCAAGAGGTGCCAGATGATGCAACAGGAAATTGAGAGCTTAACCAAGGACAATCAAGAACTTCAGGAAAAATTTGCTGAAAAATCCAG GCAGAAGAGAAAACTAGATGAAATGTATGATCAGCTGAGAAATGAGTTTGACTCAGCGAAGCGGTCTGCCATACAGCCTGCAGGCAACTTTTATTCCAGAAATGAGCATGATTTGTTCTCGAACCCGCCAAACATATTGGATGAAAGAGAAACTGGTCGAAAAG GACCAAGAGAGGATCTATGGCCAGCCCGGCAGAATAGCAATAACTCTGGGGATGCTGGGATTGGGATCAGAAGGGCTCACCCTGTTTTTGGACCTGGAGCTACTAGCAACccatcaatgaatttgagaaaccTAATACTTTCTCCAATTAAGAGGCCTCAGCTCTCACGTAAACGCAGCAATCTATTCACGTGA
- the LOC131624897 gene encoding E3 ubiquitin-protein ligase CCNB1IP1 homolog isoform X2, whose amino-acid sequence MRCNACWREVEGRAIATTCGHLLCTEDANKILSNDGACPVCDQVLSKSLMKSVDINPNDEWVNMAMAGVSPQMLMKSAHRSVMFYIGQKELEMQCKMNKIVSQCQQRCEMIQEKATERVEQLHTAYQKMAKRCQMMQQEIESLTKDNQELQEKFAEKSRQKRKLDEMYDQLRNEFDSAKRSAIQPAGNFYSRNEHDLFSNPPNILDERETGRKGLPVFPPPTPGPREDLWPARQNSNNSGDAGIGIRRAHPVFGPGATSNPSMNLRNLILSPIKRPQLSRKRSNLFT is encoded by the exons atgagatgcaatgcatgtTGGCGAGAAGTAGAAGGGCGGGCCATTGCCACAACATGTGGTCACCTACTGT GCACAGAAGATGCCAATAAGATATTAAGCAATGATGGAGCATGCCCTGTTTGTGATCAAGTTCTTTCAAAGAG TCTCATGAAATCTGTGGATATAAATCCCAATGATGAATGGGTCAAT ATGGCCATGGCGGGAGTGTCTCCACAGATGT TAATGAAGAGTGCGCATAGAAGTGTGATGTTCTACATCGGGCAAAAAGAACTTGAGATGCAGTGTAAGATGAACAAGATTGTTAGTCAATGCCAGCAGAGATGTGAGATGATACAAGAAAAGGCTACAGAAAGAGTAGAGCAGTTGCATACTGCTTACCAAAAGATGGCCAAGAGGTGCCAGATGATGCAACAGGAAATTGAGAGCTTAACCAAGGACAATCAAGAACTTCAGGAAAAATTTGCTGAAAAATCCAG GCAGAAGAGAAAACTAGATGAAATGTATGATCAGCTGAGAAATGAGTTTGACTCAGCGAAGCGGTCTGCCATACAGCCTGCAGGCAACTTTTATTCCAGAAATGAGCATGATTTGTTCTCGAACCCGCCAAACATATTGGATGAAAGAGAAACTGGTCGAAAAG GTCTGCCGGTATTCCCTCCCCCCACTCCAGGACCAAGAGAGGATCTATGGCCAGCCCGGCAGAATAGCAATAACTCTGGGGATGCTGGGATTGGGATCAGAAGGGCTCACCCTGTTTTTGGACCTGGAGCTACTAGCAACccatcaatgaatttgagaaaccTAATACTTTCTCCAATTAAGAGGCCTCAGCTCTCACGTAAACGCAGCAATCTATTCACGTGA
- the LOC131624899 gene encoding pentatricopeptide repeat-containing protein At1g03560, mitochondrial-like produces the protein MRRISSLLLKQPSPSITHIHFFFPLHLQTHPLHNNNATPSPPPSFSHSFKTLSLPPPELVEPFCDLSDVVSSKQNLQPSPWFTQILNLLDNSPTMESNLDSFCRQFLITLSPSFVAHTLRSLNNHQTALRFFTWASNQHNYSHSLDCYVSLINLLLSPSTTTSTTSAALNVFAELQRTRLPLTSPSANSLIKSFGNAGLVNELLLVWRGMNEQNIQPSLFTYNSLLNGLVGSSFIESAERVFEAMKEGRIKPDVVTYNTLIKGYCKIGKTRKASEMLREMEVINLEPDVVSYMTIMQACYAEGDVDCCLSLYHEMEDKGFEVPSHCYSLVICGLCKTGKVLEAYALFENMIRNGCKGNKAVYTALIDCYGKNGNSDGALRLFERMKMDGIEPDEVTYGAIVNGLCKSGKMEEALGYFRFCNEKGVVVNAVFYSSLIDGLGKAGRVDEAEKVFDEMAENGCLPDSYCYNALIDGLCKYGRIDDALALFKRMERDGCEHTVYTFTILISELFRVHRNEEAVKMWDLMIDKGITPNVACFRALSIGLCLSGKVARACKVLDELAPMGVVLETAYEDMIGALCKAGRVKEACKLADGIVDRGREIPGKIRTLMIHSLRKAGNADLAIKLMHSKIGIGYDRMRSVKKRVKFQTLFDN, from the coding sequence ATGAGAAGAATCTCCTCTCTGCTTCTAAAACAACCTTCTCCTTCAATCACACACATCCACTTCTTCTTCCCCCTTCACCTCCAAACCCATCCCCTACACAACAACAATGCCACACCATCACCTCCCCCTTCATTCTCCCACTCCTTCAAAACCCTATCCCTCCCTCCCCCCGAACTCGTCGAACCTTTCTGCGACCTCTCCGACGTCGTTTCCTCTAAACAAAACCTCCAACCCTCTCCATGGTTCACACAAATCCTCAACCTCCTCGACAATTCCCCAACCATGGAATCAAATCTCGATTCCTTCTGCCGCCAATTTCTCATCACTCTCTCCCCCTCTTTCGTCGCGCACACTCTCCGTTCCCTCAACAACCACCAAACCGCCCTCCGTTTCTTCACCTGGGCTTCCAACCAACACAACTACTCCCATTCCCTCGATTGCTACGTTTCACTAATCAACCTCCTTCTATCTCCCTCAACCACCACTTCAACCACCTCCGCCGCATTAAATGTTTTCGCAGAACTTCAACGTACCCGCCTCCCCTTAACATCCCCATCCGCCAATTCCCTCATCAAAAGCTTCGGTAACGCCGGCTTAGTGAACGAGCTTCTGTTAGTTTGGCGGGGAATGAACGAACAAAACATCCAACCAAGCCTCTTCACTTACAACTCCCTTCTTAACGGACTCGTTGGATCCTCTTTTATTGAATCAGCCGAGCGTGTTTTCGAGGCGATGAAAGAAGGAAGAATAAAGCCTGATGTTGTAACCTACAATACTTTGATCAAAGGGTATTGTAAGATTGGGAAAACACGAAAGGCGAGTGAGATGCTTCGCGAAATGGAGGTAATTAACTTGGAGCCTGATGTTGTTAGTTATATGACAATAATGCAGGCTTGTTATGCGGAAGGtgatgttgattgttgtttgagtCTTTACCATGAGATGGAGGATAAGGGGTTTGAAGTTCCTTCTCATTGTTATAGTTTGGTGATTTGCGGGCTTTGTAAGACCGGGAAGGTTTTGGAAGCTTATGCTTTGTTTGAGAATATGATTAGGAATGGTTGTAAGGGTAATAAGGCTGTTTACACTGCTTTGATTGATTGTTATGGGAAGAATGGgaattctgatggggctttaagGTTGTTTGAGAGGATGAAAATGGATGGGATTGAACCTGATGAGGTTACTTATGGTGCTATTGTTAATGGATTGTGTAAGAGTGGGAAAATGGAGGAAGCTTTGGGGTATTTTCGGTTTTGTAATGAGAAAGGTGTTGTTGTCAATGCTGTGTTTTATTCTAGTTTGATTGATGGACTTGGAAAGGCTGGGAGGGTTGATGAAGCTgagaaggtgtttgatgaaatggcTGAGAATGGTTGTCTGCCAGATTCGTATTGCTACAATGCGCTCATTGATGGATTGTGTAAGTATGGGAGGATAGATGATGCTCTAGCGCTGTTTAAGAGGATGGAGCGTGATGGTTGTGAGCACACTGTGTATACGTTTACTATACTTATCAGTGAGCTTTTCAGGGTGCATAGGAATGAGGAGGCGGTCAAGATGTGGGATCTGATGATTGACAAAGGGATAACGCCGAACGTTGCTTGTTTTAGGGCTCTTTCAATTGGGTTGTGTCTTTCGGGGAAAGTTGCAAGGGCTTGTAAAGTGCTGGATGAGCTTGCACCTATGGGGGTTGTTCTTGAAACGGCTTATGAAGATATGATTGGAGCGCTGTGTAAAGCCGGTCGTGTGAAGGAGGCTTGTAAGTTGGCTGATGGAATTGTGGATAGGGGTAGAGAAATACCGGGGAAGATTAGAACTCTGATGATTCATTCCTTAAGGAAAGCTGGGAATGCTGATTTGGCTATCAAGTTGATGCATAGCAAGATTGGTATTGGATATGATCGAATGAGGAGCGTTAAAAAGAGAGTCAAGTTTCAAACCCTTTTTGACAACTGA